One genomic region from Zalophus californianus isolate mZalCal1 chromosome 2, mZalCal1.pri.v2, whole genome shotgun sequence encodes:
- the PALLD gene encoding palladin isoform X11, whose product MARRLLGADSAAVFNIQEPEEETANQEIGSPHASVGSPLDGQKEYKVSSCEQRLISEIEYRLERSPVDESGDDIQYGDVPVDNGVAPFFEMKLKHYKIFEGMPVTFTCRVTGNPKPKIYWFKDGKQISPKNDHYTIQRDLDGTCSLHTTASTLDDDGNYTIMAANPQGRISCTGRLMVQAVNQRGRSPRSPSSHPHVRRPRSRSRDSGDENEPIQERFFRPHFLQAPGDLTVQEGKLCRMDCKVSGLPTPDLSWQLDGKPIRPDSAHKMLVRENGVHSLIIEPVTSRDAGIYTCIATNRAGQNSFSLELVVAAKEAHKPPVFIEKLQNTGVADGYPVRLECRVSGVPPPQIFWKKENESLTHSTDRVSMHQDNHGYICLLIQGATKEDAGWYTVSAKNEAGIVSCTARLDVYTQWHQQPQSTKPKKVRPSASRYAALSDQGLDIKAAFQPEASPSHLTLNTGLVESEDL is encoded by the exons ATGGCTCGTCGACTGCTAGGTGCTGACAGTGCAGCTGTCTTTAATATTCAGGAGCCAGAAGAGGAAACAGCTAATCAG GAAATTGGGTCTCCTCATGCTTCTGTAGGGAGTCCTCTGGACGGTCAAAAG GAATACAAAGTCTCCAGCTGTGAACAGAGACTCATCAGTGAAATCGAGTACAGGCTAGAAAGGTCTCCTGTGGATGAATCAGGTGATGACATTCAATACGGGGATGTGCCTGTGGATAATGGAGTGGCGCCGTTCTTTGAGATGAAGCTGAAACATTACAAGATCTTTGAGGGAATGCCTGTAACTTTCACATGCAGGGTGACTGGGAATCCAAAGCCAAAG ATCTATTGGTTTAAAGATGGGAAGCAGATCTCTCCAAAGAATGATCACTACACCATTCAAAGAGATCTTGACGGGACCTGCTCTCTCCACACCACGGCCTCCACCCTAGATGATGATGGCAATTACACAATTATGGCTGCAAACCCTCAG GGCCGCATCAGTTGTACTGGACGCCTAATGGTACAGGCTGTCAACCAAAGAGGTCGCAGTCCCCGCTCTCCCTCAAGCCATCCTCATGTCAGAAG GCCTCGTTCTAGATCAAGGGACAGTGGAGATGAAAATGAACCAATTCAAGAGCGGTTCTTCAGACCTCACTTCTTGCAGGCTCCTGGAGATCTAACCGTTCAAGAAGGAAAACTTTGCCGAATGGATTGTAAA GTCAGTGGGTTACCAACCCCAGATCTAAGCTGGCAACTAGATGGAAAACCTATACGCCCCGACAGTGCTCACAAGATGCTCGTGCGTGAGAACGGGGTGCACTCGCTGATCATAGAGCCAGTCACCTCACGAGACGCCGGCATTTACACGTGTATAGCCACCAACCGAGCAGGACAAAACTCTTTCAGCCTGGAGCTTGTGGTTGCTG CTAAGGAAGCACACAAACCTCCCGTGTTTATTGAGAAGCTGCAAAACACAGGAGTTGCTGATGGGTACCCAGTGCGACTGGAATGCCGTGTTTCAGGAGTGCCACCGCCTCAGatattttggaagaaagaaaatgaatcactCACTCACAGCACTGACCGAGTGAG CATGCACCAGGATAATCATGGCTACATCTGCCTGCTCATCCAGGGGGCCACAAAAGAAGATGCTGGGTGGTATACAGTGTCAGCCAAGAATGAAGCTGGGATTGTGTCCTGTACTGCCAGGCTGGATGTTTACA CCCAGTGGCATCAGCAGCCACAGAGTACCAAGCCAAAAAAAGTACGGCCCTCAGCCAGTCGCTACGCAGCACTTTCGGACCAGGGACTAGACATTAAAGCAGCGTTCCAACCTGAAGCCAGCCCATCTCACCTGACACTGAATACCGGCTTGG